The DNA sequence CACCGGCGCCACCGTGGGACGAGGTAGTGGGAGCCAGCCCCGAGGAGCCAGTCATGGCCGAAGCCAGTCGCACCGTCGTCATCAACCGCCCGATCGACGAGGTGTTCGCCTTCTTCACCACTCCGTCGAACGACCCGTCGTGGCGAACTCAGGTCAAGGAGATCTCCGGGGAGCCTCGCACGGGCGCGCGCATCCACCAGGTCGTCAAGGGACCGGGCGGCACGGACTTCCCTGCCGACATGGAGGTGACGGCCTTCGAGCCACCGACCAGGTACGCGTTCCGCGTCGTGGCTGGGCCGGTCAGAC is a window from the Phycicoccus sp. M110.8 genome containing:
- a CDS encoding SRPBCC family protein is translated as MAEASRTVVINRPIDEVFAFFTTPSNDPSWRTQVKEISGEPRTGARIHQVVKGPGGTDFPADMEVTAFEPPTRYAFRVVAGPVRPEGEFLLTSVDGGTDVTFHLKAEIKGLKALALARPAQSAMDSEVAGLETAKRKLEGT